A window of Bos taurus isolate L1 Dominette 01449 registration number 42190680 breed Hereford chromosome 8, ARS-UCD2.0, whole genome shotgun sequence contains these coding sequences:
- the LOC112447768 gene encoding serine protease 52-like isoform X2, translating into MTRWRDGRAMLLLPVALLLRWPHSSLELQCGQKMNTSEKSEVLEIIGGVPANIRDFPWQIRILENGSHLCGGSILSEWWILTAAHCFKSKNASTLEVTHGEENLDTQNLTKIKVDKLIIHNYFDSWFYLNDIALLLLKSPLSLGVRKVPICLSEVTAIERWRNCWVSGWGTTVPQRSTETGLQKVNIQLIKWETCFELMPLLTKSMLCAGDLEGGKDACQGDSGGPLVCQKKTRKSKWYQLGIVSWGVGCGQKKQPGVYTQVSSYLSWIETKTKLSKRPYKHEPDSGYSLLLSPWAILVLYFLMFLLSP; encoded by the exons ATGACAAGATGGAGGGATGGAAGAGCCATGCTCCTGCTGCCGGTTGCCCTGCTGCTGCGCTGGCCACACAGCAGCCTGGAAC tgcaatgtggccaaaaaatgaACACTTCTGAGAAGTCTGAAGTTTTGGAAATCATAGGTGGGGTGCCTGCAAACATCAGAGATTTCCCCTGGCAGATACGTATCCTTGAAAACGGGAGTCATCTCTGTGGAGGATCGATCCTCAGTGAGTGGTGGATTCTGACCGCAGCCCATTGCTTCAAAAGCAAAAATGC aTCTACCTTGGAGGTCACACATGGTGAAGAAAATCTTGACACCCAGAACTTGACGAAGATAAAAGTGGACAAGCTAATTATTCACAATTATTTTGACAGTTGGTTCTACCTTAATGACATCGCTTTGCTGTTGCTCAAATCCCCTCTGAGCTTGGGTGTCAGGAAGGTACCCATTTGCCTTTCAGAGGTCACTGCCATAGAGAGATGGAGGAACTGCTGGGTGAGCGGGTGGGGCACTACCG TTCCTCAGCGGAGTACGGAGACAGGGCTCCAGAAAGTCAACATCCAGCTGATCAAGTGGGAAACCTGCTTTGAGCTGATGCCGCTACTCACCAAGAGCATGCTGTGTGCCGGGGACCTTGAAGGTGGGAAGGATGCCTGCCAG GGTGACAGTGGGGGGCCTCTGGTTTGCCAGAAAAAAACCAGGAAAAGCAAATGGTACCAACTGGGCATTGTCAGCTGGGGAGTGGGCTGTGGCCAGAAGAAACAGCCTGGAGTGTACACACAGGTGTCTAGTTACCTGTCATGGATTGAGACGAAGACCAAGCTGTCAAAAAGGCCCTACAAGCATGAGCCAGACTCTGGGTACAGTTTGCTTCTATCGCCCTGGGCCATCTTGGTACTGTATTTTCTGATGTTTCTATTGTCCCCGTGA
- the LOC112447768 gene encoding serine protease 52-like isoform X4, with protein MEEPCSCCRLPCCCAGHTAAWNIRILENGSHLCGGSILSEWWILTAAHCFKSKNASTLEVTHGEENLDTQNLTKIKVDKLIIHNYFDSWFYLNDIALLLLKSPLSLGVRKVPICLSEVTAIERWRNCWVSGWGTTVPQRSTETGLQKVNIQLIKWETCFELMPLLTKSMLCAGDLEGGKDACQGDSGGPLVCQKKTRKSKWYQLGIVSWGVGCGQKKQPGVYTQVSSYLSWIETKTKLSKRPYKHEPDSGYSLLLSPWAILVLYFLMFLLSP; from the exons ATGGAAGAGCCATGCTCCTGCTGCCGGTTGCCCTGCTGCTGCGCTGGCCACACAGCAGCCTGGAAC ATACGTATCCTTGAAAACGGGAGTCATCTCTGTGGAGGATCGATCCTCAGTGAGTGGTGGATTCTGACCGCAGCCCATTGCTTCAAAAGCAAAAATGC aTCTACCTTGGAGGTCACACATGGTGAAGAAAATCTTGACACCCAGAACTTGACGAAGATAAAAGTGGACAAGCTAATTATTCACAATTATTTTGACAGTTGGTTCTACCTTAATGACATCGCTTTGCTGTTGCTCAAATCCCCTCTGAGCTTGGGTGTCAGGAAGGTACCCATTTGCCTTTCAGAGGTCACTGCCATAGAGAGATGGAGGAACTGCTGGGTGAGCGGGTGGGGCACTACCG TTCCTCAGCGGAGTACGGAGACAGGGCTCCAGAAAGTCAACATCCAGCTGATCAAGTGGGAAACCTGCTTTGAGCTGATGCCGCTACTCACCAAGAGCATGCTGTGTGCCGGGGACCTTGAAGGTGGGAAGGATGCCTGCCAG GGTGACAGTGGGGGGCCTCTGGTTTGCCAGAAAAAAACCAGGAAAAGCAAATGGTACCAACTGGGCATTGTCAGCTGGGGAGTGGGCTGTGGCCAGAAGAAACAGCCTGGAGTGTACACACAGGTGTCTAGTTACCTGTCATGGATTGAGACGAAGACCAAGCTGTCAAAAAGGCCCTACAAGCATGAGCCAGACTCTGGGTACAGTTTGCTTCTATCGCCCTGGGCCATCTTGGTACTGTATTTTCTGATGTTTCTATTGTCCCCGTGA
- the LOC112447768 gene encoding serine protease 52-like isoform X3 gives MEEPCSCCRLPCCCAGHTAAWNIRILENGSHLCGGSILSEWWILTAAHCFKSKNASTLEVTHGEENLDTQNLTKIKVDKLIIHNYFDSWFYLNDIALLLLKSPLSLGVRKVPICLSEVTAIERWRNCWVSGWGTTVPQRSTETGLQKVNIQLIKWETCFELMPLLTKSMLCAGDLEGGKDACQVVAGIPGFCLACRCILLLSASIFNNGDSGGPLVCQKKTRKSKWYQLGIVSWGVGCGQKKQPGVYTQVSSYLSWIETKTKLSKRPYKHEPDSGYSLLLSPWAILVLYFLMFLLSP, from the exons ATGGAAGAGCCATGCTCCTGCTGCCGGTTGCCCTGCTGCTGCGCTGGCCACACAGCAGCCTGGAAC ATACGTATCCTTGAAAACGGGAGTCATCTCTGTGGAGGATCGATCCTCAGTGAGTGGTGGATTCTGACCGCAGCCCATTGCTTCAAAAGCAAAAATGC aTCTACCTTGGAGGTCACACATGGTGAAGAAAATCTTGACACCCAGAACTTGACGAAGATAAAAGTGGACAAGCTAATTATTCACAATTATTTTGACAGTTGGTTCTACCTTAATGACATCGCTTTGCTGTTGCTCAAATCCCCTCTGAGCTTGGGTGTCAGGAAGGTACCCATTTGCCTTTCAGAGGTCACTGCCATAGAGAGATGGAGGAACTGCTGGGTGAGCGGGTGGGGCACTACCG TTCCTCAGCGGAGTACGGAGACAGGGCTCCAGAAAGTCAACATCCAGCTGATCAAGTGGGAAACCTGCTTTGAGCTGATGCCGCTACTCACCAAGAGCATGCTGTGTGCCGGGGACCTTGAAGGTGGGAAGGATGCCTGCCAG GTGGTTGCAGGCATCCCTGGGTTTTGCTTAGCCTGCAGGTGTATCCTTCTGCTCTCCGCATCCATCTTCAATAAT GGTGACAGTGGGGGGCCTCTGGTTTGCCAGAAAAAAACCAGGAAAAGCAAATGGTACCAACTGGGCATTGTCAGCTGGGGAGTGGGCTGTGGCCAGAAGAAACAGCCTGGAGTGTACACACAGGTGTCTAGTTACCTGTCATGGATTGAGACGAAGACCAAGCTGTCAAAAAGGCCCTACAAGCATGAGCCAGACTCTGGGTACAGTTTGCTTCTATCGCCCTGGGCCATCTTGGTACTGTATTTTCTGATGTTTCTATTGTCCCCGTGA
- the LOC112447768 gene encoding serine protease 55-like isoform X5 → MTRWRDGRAMLLLPVALLLRWPHSSLELQCGQKMNTSEKSEVLEIIGGVPANIRDFPWQIRILENGSHLCGGSILSEWWILTAAHCFKSKNAGHCHREMEELLVPQRSTETGLQKVNIQLIKWETCFELMPLLTKSMLCAGDLEGGKDACQVVAGIPGFCLACRCILLLSASIFNNGDSGGPLVCQKKTRKSKWYQLGIVSWGVGCGQKKQPGVYTQVSSYLSWIETKTKLSKRPYKHEPDSGYSLLLSPWAILVLYFLMFLLSP, encoded by the exons ATGACAAGATGGAGGGATGGAAGAGCCATGCTCCTGCTGCCGGTTGCCCTGCTGCTGCGCTGGCCACACAGCAGCCTGGAAC tgcaatgtggccaaaaaatgaACACTTCTGAGAAGTCTGAAGTTTTGGAAATCATAGGTGGGGTGCCTGCAAACATCAGAGATTTCCCCTGGCAGATACGTATCCTTGAAAACGGGAGTCATCTCTGTGGAGGATCGATCCTCAGTGAGTGGTGGATTCTGACCGCAGCCCATTGCTTCAAAAGCAAAAATGC AGGTCACTGCCATAGAGAGATGGAGGAACTGCTGG TTCCTCAGCGGAGTACGGAGACAGGGCTCCAGAAAGTCAACATCCAGCTGATCAAGTGGGAAACCTGCTTTGAGCTGATGCCGCTACTCACCAAGAGCATGCTGTGTGCCGGGGACCTTGAAGGTGGGAAGGATGCCTGCCAG GTGGTTGCAGGCATCCCTGGGTTTTGCTTAGCCTGCAGGTGTATCCTTCTGCTCTCCGCATCCATCTTCAATAAT GGTGACAGTGGGGGGCCTCTGGTTTGCCAGAAAAAAACCAGGAAAAGCAAATGGTACCAACTGGGCATTGTCAGCTGGGGAGTGGGCTGTGGCCAGAAGAAACAGCCTGGAGTGTACACACAGGTGTCTAGTTACCTGTCATGGATTGAGACGAAGACCAAGCTGTCAAAAAGGCCCTACAAGCATGAGCCAGACTCTGGGTACAGTTTGCTTCTATCGCCCTGGGCCATCTTGGTACTGTATTTTCTGATGTTTCTATTGTCCCCGTGA
- the LOC112447768 gene encoding serine protease 52-like isoform X6 — protein MTRWRDGRAMLLLPVALLLRWPHSSLELQCGQKMNTSEKSEVLEIIGGVPANIRDFPWQIRILENGSHLCGGSILSEWWILTAAHCFKSKNASTLEVTHGEENLDTQNLTKIKVDKLIIHNYFDSWFYLNDIALLLLKSPLSLGVRKVPICLSEVTAIERWRNCWVSGWGTTVPQRSTETGLQKVNIQLIKWETCFELMPLLTKSMLCAGDLEG, from the exons ATGACAAGATGGAGGGATGGAAGAGCCATGCTCCTGCTGCCGGTTGCCCTGCTGCTGCGCTGGCCACACAGCAGCCTGGAAC tgcaatgtggccaaaaaatgaACACTTCTGAGAAGTCTGAAGTTTTGGAAATCATAGGTGGGGTGCCTGCAAACATCAGAGATTTCCCCTGGCAGATACGTATCCTTGAAAACGGGAGTCATCTCTGTGGAGGATCGATCCTCAGTGAGTGGTGGATTCTGACCGCAGCCCATTGCTTCAAAAGCAAAAATGC aTCTACCTTGGAGGTCACACATGGTGAAGAAAATCTTGACACCCAGAACTTGACGAAGATAAAAGTGGACAAGCTAATTATTCACAATTATTTTGACAGTTGGTTCTACCTTAATGACATCGCTTTGCTGTTGCTCAAATCCCCTCTGAGCTTGGGTGTCAGGAAGGTACCCATTTGCCTTTCAGAGGTCACTGCCATAGAGAGATGGAGGAACTGCTGGGTGAGCGGGTGGGGCACTACCG TTCCTCAGCGGAGTACGGAGACAGGGCTCCAGAAAGTCAACATCCAGCTGATCAAGTGGGAAACCTGCTTTGAGCTGATGCCGCTACTCACCAAGAGCATGCTGTGTGCCGGGGACCTTGAAG GGTGA
- the PRSS51 gene encoding LOW QUALITY PROTEIN: serine protease-like protein 51 (The sequence of the model RefSeq protein was modified relative to this genomic sequence to represent the inferred CDS: deleted 1 base in 1 codon) produces MASSHGKLEMTLENITVVMGSRTLKDSRLERKQVQKIIIHKDYEPPHLDSDLSLLLLATPVQFNNFKMPICLQKKEKIWGRCWMTEWVMAPSYDRKDNFNMYLQKLRVVQITWRDCSQRVDHLSRNMLCAWQELGTKGNCQGDSGAPMVCTIHGSRRLFQVGVFSWGIRSGFRGRPGMFVSVAQFLPWIQEETEKEGKAYTFSGTQRSSSLHRVLWYPIWLAWGSQVQLTSMFTGDKSGH; encoded by the exons ATGGCGAGTTCCCATGGCAA GTTAGAAATGACCTTGGAAAACATCACTGTGGTCATGGGATCCAGAACACTCAAGGACTCCCGCCTGGAGAGAAAGCAAGTGCAGAAGATAATTATTCACAAAGATTATGAACCACCTCACCTGGACAGCGACCTCTCCCTGTTGCTGCTTGCCACACCAGTACAATTCAATAACTTCAAAATGCCCATCTGCCTGCAGAAGAAGGAGAAGATCTGGGGCCGCTGCTGGATGACAGAGTGGGTGATGGCTCCTTCATATG ACCGAAAGGACAACTTCAACATGTACCTGCAGAAGCTGAGAGTGGTGCAGATTACCTGGAGAGACTGCAGCCAGAGGGTAGACCACCTCTCCAGGAACATGCTTTGCGCCTGGCAAGAACTGGGCACCAAAGGCAACTGCCAG GGAGACAGTGGGGCACCTATGGTCTGTACTATCCATGGAAGCCGGAGGCTCTTCCAAGTGGGTGTGTTCAGTTGGGGCATACGATCTGGCTTCAGGGGGAGGCCTGGTATGTTTGTGTCTGTGGCTCAATTTCTTCCATGGatccaggaagaaacagaaaaggagggGAAAGCCTACACCTTCTCAGGAACTCAGAGAAGCAGCTCCCTGCATCGTGTTCTGTGGTACCCCATATGG TTGGCTTGGGGGTCTCAAGTACAGCTTACCAGCATGTTTACTGGTGATAAATCAGGTCACTAA
- the LOC112447768 gene encoding serine protease 52-like isoform X7 yields MQVTAIERWRNCWVSGWGTTVPQRSTETGLQKVNIQLIKWETCFELMPLLTKSMLCAGDLEGGKDACQVVAGIPGFCLACRCILLLSASIFNNGDSGGPLVCQKKTRKSKWYQLGIVSWGVGCGQKKQPGVYTQVSSYLSWIETKTKLSKRPYKHEPDSGYSLLLSPWAILVLYFLMFLLSP; encoded by the exons ATGC AGGTCACTGCCATAGAGAGATGGAGGAACTGCTGGGTGAGCGGGTGGGGCACTACCG TTCCTCAGCGGAGTACGGAGACAGGGCTCCAGAAAGTCAACATCCAGCTGATCAAGTGGGAAACCTGCTTTGAGCTGATGCCGCTACTCACCAAGAGCATGCTGTGTGCCGGGGACCTTGAAGGTGGGAAGGATGCCTGCCAG GTGGTTGCAGGCATCCCTGGGTTTTGCTTAGCCTGCAGGTGTATCCTTCTGCTCTCCGCATCCATCTTCAATAAT GGTGACAGTGGGGGGCCTCTGGTTTGCCAGAAAAAAACCAGGAAAAGCAAATGGTACCAACTGGGCATTGTCAGCTGGGGAGTGGGCTGTGGCCAGAAGAAACAGCCTGGAGTGTACACACAGGTGTCTAGTTACCTGTCATGGATTGAGACGAAGACCAAGCTGTCAAAAAGGCCCTACAAGCATGAGCCAGACTCTGGGTACAGTTTGCTTCTATCGCCCTGGGCCATCTTGGTACTGTATTTTCTGATGTTTCTATTGTCCCCGTGA
- the LOC112447768 gene encoding serine protease 52-like isoform X1, translated as MTRWRDGRAMLLLPVALLLRWPHSSLELQCGQKMNTSEKSEVLEIIGGVPANIRDFPWQIRILENGSHLCGGSILSEWWILTAAHCFKSKNASTLEVTHGEENLDTQNLTKIKVDKLIIHNYFDSWFYLNDIALLLLKSPLSLGVRKVPICLSEVTAIERWRNCWVSGWGTTVPQRSTETGLQKVNIQLIKWETCFELMPLLTKSMLCAGDLEGGKDACQVVAGIPGFCLACRCILLLSASIFNNGDSGGPLVCQKKTRKSKWYQLGIVSWGVGCGQKKQPGVYTQVSSYLSWIETKTKLSKRPYKHEPDSGYSLLLSPWAILVLYFLMFLLSP; from the exons ATGACAAGATGGAGGGATGGAAGAGCCATGCTCCTGCTGCCGGTTGCCCTGCTGCTGCGCTGGCCACACAGCAGCCTGGAAC tgcaatgtggccaaaaaatgaACACTTCTGAGAAGTCTGAAGTTTTGGAAATCATAGGTGGGGTGCCTGCAAACATCAGAGATTTCCCCTGGCAGATACGTATCCTTGAAAACGGGAGTCATCTCTGTGGAGGATCGATCCTCAGTGAGTGGTGGATTCTGACCGCAGCCCATTGCTTCAAAAGCAAAAATGC aTCTACCTTGGAGGTCACACATGGTGAAGAAAATCTTGACACCCAGAACTTGACGAAGATAAAAGTGGACAAGCTAATTATTCACAATTATTTTGACAGTTGGTTCTACCTTAATGACATCGCTTTGCTGTTGCTCAAATCCCCTCTGAGCTTGGGTGTCAGGAAGGTACCCATTTGCCTTTCAGAGGTCACTGCCATAGAGAGATGGAGGAACTGCTGGGTGAGCGGGTGGGGCACTACCG TTCCTCAGCGGAGTACGGAGACAGGGCTCCAGAAAGTCAACATCCAGCTGATCAAGTGGGAAACCTGCTTTGAGCTGATGCCGCTACTCACCAAGAGCATGCTGTGTGCCGGGGACCTTGAAGGTGGGAAGGATGCCTGCCAG GTGGTTGCAGGCATCCCTGGGTTTTGCTTAGCCTGCAGGTGTATCCTTCTGCTCTCCGCATCCATCTTCAATAAT GGTGACAGTGGGGGGCCTCTGGTTTGCCAGAAAAAAACCAGGAAAAGCAAATGGTACCAACTGGGCATTGTCAGCTGGGGAGTGGGCTGTGGCCAGAAGAAACAGCCTGGAGTGTACACACAGGTGTCTAGTTACCTGTCATGGATTGAGACGAAGACCAAGCTGTCAAAAAGGCCCTACAAGCATGAGCCAGACTCTGGGTACAGTTTGCTTCTATCGCCCTGGGCCATCTTGGTACTGTATTTTCTGATGTTTCTATTGTCCCCGTGA